One genomic window of Pecten maximus chromosome 3, xPecMax1.1, whole genome shotgun sequence includes the following:
- the LOC117323895 gene encoding apoptosis regulatory protein Siva-like produces the protein MPKRRNPFGDCSPLQLKTHVGQKELSDGVSGKDHLKAVYEKTRQILFSGAMKSKTNNMITDANDNNIIFPSQSPPQTVPSTTLPGQMCLTHGGQLTMSAPSTQEQMTVDTCMSQRVPSATLPGQMCLDQTGQLTTPQEQMSIDTDPCPPKSFDFFKLKGKGNFPAKKNCQVNPSKCCFCENMVAKDSIQQCCSCQGDFCQLCSTINYDECMERMFCLNCNP, from the exons ATGCCGAAGAGAAGAAATCCATTCGGCGACTGTTCTCCCCTCCAGCTTAAAACACATGTTGGTCAGAAAGAGCTAAGTGATGGTGTGTCCGGGAAAGATCATCTGAAGGCAGTGTATG agaagacaCGACAAATACTATTCAGTGGAGCAATGAAGAGCAAGACAAACAACATGATAACTGATGCTAATGATAACAACATCATATTTCCAAGCCAAAGTCCCCCGCAGACAGTCCCTTCCACAACTCTCCCAGGTCAGATGTGTCTGACCCATGGGGGACAATTGACAATGTCAGCCCCTTCAACACAGGAGCAGATGACTGTTGACACATGTATGTCTCAGAGAGTTCCCAGTGCCACACTCCCAGGACAGATGTGTCTTGACCAGACTGGCCAGCTCACTACACCACAGGAACAAATGTCTATAGATACTGATCCTTGTCCCCCAAAGTCATTTGATTTCTTCAAACTCAAAGGAAAAG GAAATTTTCCAGCAAAGAAGAACTGTCAAGTAAACCCatcaaaatgttgtttttgtgaGAACATGGTTGCTAAAGACTCCATCCAGCAGTGCTGTAGTTGTCAGGGAGATTTTTGTCAACTTTGTTCAACAATCAA TTATGACGAATGTATGGAGAGGATGTTTTGTCTGAATTGTAATCCTTGA
- the LOC117323896 gene encoding uncharacterized protein LOC117323896 produces MMATETDGRSKWAGYTETAHPEIFDIRAMPPQPKTKKPGQLSPEEIKQYFEEGYVIVKDFFTKEELEPCLRDFEILVENLAQKLYKGGKITNLYEDSDVFTRLIKLNEEFPGAAVLLHKIGNLPQSLRNLWGNERLLNVMEQVLGPDISGMPNWNLRTKTPYNEELTVPWHQDAGYLDNDSYKTLLATVWIPFLDTNKHNGCMEVIPKGHRSGRVGMHQCCAGGTWYIMIEDEEMKKTLGCSTEERKICPIPYGGFLLFNNVIPHRSLENFSDKVRWSIDLRFKKTGLPNGMFGLKPDVEMRSSKDPNMKIDWDTFDSIDRTKAQMKSVKDIVKVEEEQDFDCSVQGPWMRKWELTHDNIHVRKHLYVERVRAQEEEEKRQQELKESPATKKRKQEA; encoded by the exons ATGATGGCGACCGAAACGGATGGCCGTTCAAAATGGGCAGGCTACACAGAGACAGCTCACCCGGAGATATTCGACATCCGTGCCATGCCACCCCAGCCCAAAACGAAAAAACCCGGCCAGCTTTCTCCGGAAgagataaaacaatattttgaggAG GGATATGTCATAGTGAAGGACTTCTTCACGAAGGAGGAATTGGAGCCATGTCTCCGAGATTTCGAGATCTTGGTGGAAAACCTGGCTCAGAAGCTATACAAAGGTGGCAAAATCACAA ATCTCTATGAGGACAGCGATGTGTTTACAAGACTGATCAAACTTAACGAAGAGTTCCCGGGGGCTGCAGTACTCCTTCACAAGATAGGGAACCTTCCACAG TCGCTACGGAATCTGTGGGGTAACGAGCGTCTGCTTAATGTGATGGAGCAGGTGCTTGGTCCGGATATTTCTGGAATGCCTAATTGGAATTTACGGACAAAGACACCATACAATGAAGAGCTCACCGTCCCCTGGCACCAAG ATGCCGGTTACCTTGACAACGACTCGTACAAAACATTGCTGGCGACAGTCTGGATACCTTTCCTGGATACAAATAAACACAACGGCTGTATGGAG GTCATCCCGAAAGGTCACCGCAGTGGGAGGGTGGGTATGCACCAGTGTTGTGCGGGCGGAACCTGGTATATTATGATCGAGGATGAGGAAATGAAGAAAACCTTGG GTTGTTCAACAGAGGAGAGAAAAATCTGTCCGATTCCTTACGGAGGCTTTTTGTTATTCAACAACGTAATCCCACACAGGAG TCTAGAaaacttttctgacaaagtccGTTGGAGTATCGACTTACGATTCAAGAAGACGGGGCTACCTAATGGGATGTTCGGTCTAAAACCAGACGTGGAAATGCGATCCTCTAAAGACCCTAATATGAAGATAGACTGGGATACATTTGACTCTATAGACAGAACAAAGGCGCAGATGAAGTCAGTCAAAGATATTGTCAAG GTAGAGGAGGAACAGGATTTCGACTGTTCCGTCCAGGGCCCCTGGATGAGGAAGTGGGAGCTAACTCACGACAATATCCACGTGAGAAAACACTTGTACGTGGAGCGGGTGAGGGCGCAGGAGGAAGAGGAGAAACGACAACAGGAACTCAAGGAATCTCCTGCCACAAAGAAACGGAAGCAGGAAGCCTGA